TACTCTACTTGAATAGCGAATTTCTCCAAAGGATAGACCATCGTCAGCAAGATATACCGGGGGGATCGCAAGAGATATTTCACTTTTGAAGTTTTTGTAACATAGACATCCGTGCTGTCGGTAACTCTGGCTTGCGATATATCGTAGGGATCGTGCTTGTAAAGACTGTCAGTGTACGTCACCGAAGTTGAGGTATGTGCGTCTTTCGGGGGGCAAAACAAAAGGACACATAAAGGAAGAGAAAGAAAAAATGAGCGCATCAACCGATTCTCGAAAAATTATCGACTTGTGTTATATAACTCAAATTATGTGATATAAAGTAGAAATACTATACAAAAATACAGAGATCAACCTCCTTGTTGGTGACCGCAGGTACCCGCTCAGGCATCATCCTTATACGTTGGATCAGAACCGAACGCACTCACCCAGTCCCTTCTTTACCAAAGGCATCTACAAAGATCAGAAAATCACTAAGTCCGACGGTGCCACCCCCATCCAGATCAAAGCGAGCGTCGGTACCGCCGAACGCATCGACAAACAGTAAGAAGTCAGCCAAATCGGTCCGACCGTCGCCATTGAAGTCGGTCACGCCCGCTGTTGCGCCTCCGTTGGGCGGCATGTTGTAGGCATATATTTTTTCGTCCCAGTCGTCCGCCACCCACATGGTCGTTCCGTCCGACCAAATGCCTTCCGGGCTACCGTTTCCAGCAGATTTCAGTGTATTGAAATCTTTGTCCGGGACACGCGCTTTAGACATCATGTCATAAGCATACAATTTCTCGTCCCAGTCGTCCGCTACCCACATGGTCGTCCCATCCGACCAGATGCCCGTCGGATCGTCGTTTCCGGCGGCATCCAGCGTGTTGAAGTCTTTGTTCGGGACACGCTCCTTAGACATCATGTCATAAGCATACAATTTCTCGTCAGAGATGTCTGCCACCCACATGGTCGTTCCGTCCGACCAGATGCCTTCCGGGTTGTCGTTTCCAGCAATTTCCAGCGCATTGATGTCTTTGTCGCGGTCCCTGGCCCCGGTCGCCAGGTCGTACGCATAAATCTTTTCGAAGAAGGACGGATCGTCCGCGACATACATGGTCGTTCCGTCCGACCAGATGCCGTCCGGGGCGTCGTTATCGGCGGCATCCAGCGTATTGATGTCTTTTTCCGGAACATGCTCCTTGGATATCATGTCATAGGCATACAATTTCTCGTCGCCGCTTTCGTCCGCCACCCACATGGTCGTCCCATCCGACCAGATACCGTCAATGCTTCGGTTTCCAGCAGCACGCAGCGTGTTGAAGTCTTCAACGGCTTTCCAGCCGTACGCAGAATCGACGCTCCTACCCACTATGATTGTATAGATTTTCTTTATAGTTCCGCTCTGGGAAGTAACCCATACATACATGGTGTTCCGACCCTCATCCAGCAAGAACACCTGCGCTGAACCACTGGCGACGGTGTTCTTATCTGTCTCAC
This DNA window, taken from Gemmatimonadota bacterium, encodes the following:
- a CDS encoding cadherin-like beta sandwich domain-containing protein, which encodes MKTPAMNYKFLLLILVLSAFAQGISYGQESVPSVNESGTDATLSRLTASPVDIIGFDSDVTEYHVGVANTVTQVIITATATDAGATIEIGKSETDKNTVASGSAQVFLLDEGRNTMYVWVTSQSGTIKKIYTIIVGRSVDSAYGWKAVEDFNTLRAAGNRSIDGIWSDGTTMWVADESGDEKLYAYDMISKEHVPEKDINTLDAADNDAPDGIWSDGTTMYVADDPSFFEKIYAYDLATGARDRDKDINALEIAGNDNPEGIWSDGTTMWVADISDEKLYAYDMMSKERVPNKDFNTLDAAGNDDPTGIWSDGTTMWVADDWDEKLYAYDMMSKARVPDKDFNTLKSAGNGSPEGIWSDGTTMWVADDWDEKIYAYNMPPNGGATAGVTDFNGDGRTDLADFLLFVDAFGGTDARFDLDGGGTVGLSDFLIFVDAFGKEGTG